ATAAGCACCATGCAAAAAAGCCTACCAGATCAAGAACCGATCAAGGAAGACAGAAATGCAAAGCGCCAAAATATAGGAATGGAATTATTGGCAATTCATTTCAGACCAGTTCGAACGCAGAAAGCTTACGTAGTTTTGAAAAACGTTTGCTAAACCACCACAAAGGTCTTTCTTGCCATTGCCGCAAGAATCTCTTTGCTCTCCAAGGTTGATGCGTTTTTCATTGGCATAAAGGGAAGCATAACCCGGCGTATATTTCATTGCACACACATCTGCCGAAGACGCTTGGACTGCACACACGCTTGAACCGGCAAGAATCGTTTGTAGTTCTTTAAGATGGCTAGAATCCAAACAACGCTTTTCAATTACGTTATTGCTGTCATCCATTAATTGAATGGTACCTGAATCAACGGATACAACCAAACGATAGGGAGTCAGCTCCGCGGCCTTTTGGGCAACAGAAGAGTCTTCTGAAATATTAGGGACTTCAATATAAGTGACCGTCTGAGATGACGACTCACCACTCTGAGTGGGAACTGAAATAGCAACCTGCGAACTAGCTTGTTCGGCACTCCCCTGCAAGGAGCTTTGACTGCAATTCTGGAATCCCAAAACGAGACACAGCATCGATACGGCTGCCAATAGTCTTTTCACATTTCCCCCTAAAAATCACGTCTCGTAATGAATAAAGGCAAGATCCGTTCCGCCCTCAGACCTTCGTAATATCGGGATAAGCTGTTAGAAACTTAACGCTGTCTTAAGTGTTTGCAGCCTCTGTCTCAGCAGGAGATACGCAGTATTTATTCACCAATTCAAATACCGTCTGTTTACGAATCGGTTTACTGCAGTGATCATTGGCACCCGCGCTTAGGCTTTTTTCGATATCTTCTAAAAAGCTATTGGCAGAGATAACCACCACGGGTGCAGCGGGACGCTCATAGATACGCTCGATATCGCGAAGCTTGCGGATCGTATCAAGGCCTGACATGCGGGGCATCTGTACGTCCATAAATACTAGATCATATTGAAACTTATGACATTTCTCTAAGCATTCAAAACCGTCGTAAGCCGAATCAGCAACAACATAGTCAAGACGCTTTAAATAGGCCTTCATCAGTGCATGATTTTCTTCCATATCATCCACAATTAGAACCCGTCGTTGTGTCACTGACTTTTTCACTTGCAAGGTGTGTGATTCAACGGGAGCAATCGGGCGCTGCACTTCCCAGGGATGAGCCACCCGACTTGACAACAAAATCGAAAAGTAAAATTTCGAACCCAGCTGCTGAACGCTTTCACAGTAAAGCTCCGCACCCATAGCTCGAACAATCTTTTGTGAAATATTTAAACCCAGACCGGTGCCACCATATCTTCTGGTAACTGACGAGTCTTCCTGACCAAATTCATCAAAGATTTTTTTAAGATTTTCTTTCGCAATCCCGACACCAGTATCTTGAATCTCAAACAAGAAATATTCCGAGCCATTCTTGCCAAGGTAAGGTTGAATGGTTAGTTCAATTTTACCTTTGTCAGTGAATTTCGCGGCATTACCTAACAGATTCATAAGCACTTGCTTTAATCTTAAAGAATCACCAATCACCCACCGATCCAACTCTGGCCCATGAATTGTAAAGGTTAAGCCTTTTCGTAAAGCGACAGGTGAAACCAAAGCGTCGACCTCTCGAACCACATCACTTAACAAAAATTCCCTTTTTTCCAGGTGCAGGTGACCTGATTCAAACTTCGACACATCAAGAACATTGTTAAGCATTCCCAGCAGGGTATCGCCGGCACTTCTTAAGGTTGTTAATAGTTCTGCCTGTTCCTCTGTCAGATCGGTTTCTTCCATAAGTTCAGCAGATCCCAACATCGCGTTGAGCGGGGTACGAATCTCGTGGCTCATGGTTGAAAGAAACAATGTTTTTGCTTTGGTCGCAGTTTCAGCGCGGTCTCTTTGCAGTTTTAGTTCTTCAAATGAAGCTTGTTCTTTACTTAAAACATAGCGACCTGTAAGCCAGATAGTCAGACTTAAAAGTCCATAAGCCGCAAGCGCTACAAAACCTAAAACGAAAAGGCGCCAGTAAAGGCCCTCATAGGCTTCGCTCTTTTCTTGATACATCACTAAATTCCAAGGACGGTTTTTGATCGCCGTTGCGTAAGTTAAATAAGTTTTTCCGTCAACGCCGGCAAATTCTTGAAGCTTTTTATTTTGAACAGAGAAAACCAAGTTCGAAGTTTTCGGAAGCCTTTGGTAAGCTTGATAATTTGCAATTGCGGAATATGAAAACCCCAAAAGCGGCAGATTCTTGGTCGCCAACGGCAAAATGGGACGACCTTTATTATCTACGATCAGAATTCCACCCGTTGCTCCCCACTTAAAATCACTCAATCGTCGAGGAATATCCGTAACAAGATTATCAATACCAACAACAGCTTCTAACTTTCCTTTGTTAAAAAGCCCAACCGTCGTGCTGTACATAAGCTTTTCTGTATAATCTTTATCGAAGTAAAAATCGGTAAAGTTCACGCCAGGCTTATTCACATTGCCCCACCACCATTGCATTTCGGGCACTTCAGGACTTTTTTCAAATCCTGTATCAAGAAATTCTTTGGTGATAATTCCTGTATTATCGCTATTGCGCTTCACCGTGAAAACATAAGCTGGATGACCGAAATATTTCTGCGCCTTATCGCCAACGAAGGCGAAAAAAGCGTTATAGTGATTGGGATGATCAGCAAAACTTTGCGCTGCGACTTCCATGAACTTTTGTTGGCGCTGATTCTTTTTCGGAATGACATCAAAGAACTCGACGATATTTTTTAGGCGATTGACGTCATCTTCTAAAAATTTAACTTCCGCATTTAGCAAATCAGCTTCACGGATAAGAATCGGCTCTATACGTTCGCTGATGTTCTGTCTTTCAGAAACGAAAAGATGAACCCCATACACGACCATGACCAATAATAAGGTGAAAGTGGTGACAGCATGATTCAAAAAAAAGATATGTATCAGCTTAAGCTTTTTAATCATGATCTATCCAAAAACGTGTCCTACAGCGATCATCCCTTAAGCATAGGCAATTCCACGGCTATATGTCTAATTCTTTCAGACTCAGTGCAACTATTGCATCGCATTTGATTTGCAACGCCAATTGCCCTGAAATAGCCTTCCTGTGCGAAATACACCTGGGAGGGTAAAAATGAAAAAACTAATCGCAGCAGCTTTGGTTCTTATCGGTTCTTCTGCAATGGCAGACACAACTCTTTTCAACTGTGTTGTTCCATCGAACACAAACTCTGTAACTCTAACTGTAACCAAAGCTGATGATACATCTGTAGACTACATCATCGCTTCTTTAAGCGAAAAAAGCGGTGGCTCTGATTTCTTCGCACAAATGGATCCAGGGACTGTAGACGCTCAATTGGCTAACGGTTTCTTGCAAATGATGGCTTTGACAGATCATTCTGCTCAAGATCCAAATGACGGTGTTATCACTAACACTGGTTTCCTAACTTTGAACGCTGAAAAAGATGGTTCTTTCCAAGGCATCTTGTTCGCTAAAGGAAACATCTATCCTTTGTACTGCACTAAGTAGTTATTGTTTTCTGATAGATAGGATGCCTATCGGTATCCTAAAAATAAAAAAGGCTCCTTAGAGGAGCCTTTTTTTATCGCCCAACCAGGTCGCTGGATTTCAAACATCGCACTTCACAGTTTTCATCTAAGAAAACCTTTGTTCCCGGGACACAAGTCAAATATAGCGCGCGAATCAAAAGCAACGCTTCTTCATCAGTTGCCTTCATCTTGCACTCAGACTCTAGCACTTCTTGAATCGTTCCCGTCTTTCCCGAATTGCCG
This is a stretch of genomic DNA from Bdellovibrio reynosensis. It encodes these proteins:
- a CDS encoding response regulator, translating into MIKKLKLIHIFFLNHAVTTFTLLLVMVVYGVHLFVSERQNISERIEPILIREADLLNAEVKFLEDDVNRLKNIVEFFDVIPKKNQRQQKFMEVAAQSFADHPNHYNAFFAFVGDKAQKYFGHPAYVFTVKRNSDNTGIITKEFLDTGFEKSPEVPEMQWWWGNVNKPGVNFTDFYFDKDYTEKLMYSTTVGLFNKGKLEAVVGIDNLVTDIPRRLSDFKWGATGGILIVDNKGRPILPLATKNLPLLGFSYSAIANYQAYQRLPKTSNLVFSVQNKKLQEFAGVDGKTYLTYATAIKNRPWNLVMYQEKSEAYEGLYWRLFVLGFVALAAYGLLSLTIWLTGRYVLSKEQASFEELKLQRDRAETATKAKTLFLSTMSHEIRTPLNAMLGSAELMEETDLTEEQAELLTTLRSAGDTLLGMLNNVLDVSKFESGHLHLEKREFLLSDVVREVDALVSPVALRKGLTFTIHGPELDRWVIGDSLRLKQVLMNLLGNAAKFTDKGKIELTIQPYLGKNGSEYFLFEIQDTGVGIAKENLKKIFDEFGQEDSSVTRRYGGTGLGLNISQKIVRAMGAELYCESVQQLGSKFYFSILLSSRVAHPWEVQRPIAPVESHTLQVKKSVTQRRVLIVDDMEENHALMKAYLKRLDYVVADSAYDGFECLEKCHKFQYDLVFMDVQMPRMSGLDTIRKLRDIERIYERPAAPVVVISANSFLEDIEKSLSAGANDHCSKPIRKQTVFELVNKYCVSPAETEAANT